A genomic segment from Agelaius phoeniceus isolate bAgePho1 chromosome 2, bAgePho1.hap1, whole genome shotgun sequence encodes:
- the ZDHHC23 gene encoding palmitoyltransferase ZDHHC23 → MEEPLCCCEYVDRRGRRNHLAACCCDCEELDDGCDRWLTCKSLPPGTLERIADTIADRLRVPWFSGAVKINVSLVPPLVLLPVFLHVAALHFLLGLIILTSLPVVVLWYYYLTHRRKERTLFFLSLGLFSLGYMYYVFLREVVPRGHVEHSQVVTLTCGLILMLAALSRAKKDPGYLPIPAGNEKPSHQGLHNKSIRGSSSGLHGISGAASSRAVNGEAKGYCRMSAEQPAGVKKDWCTKCQLVRPARAGHCRLCGRCVRRLDHHCVWINSCVGEQNHQAFILALSFFMLTSVYGITLTLHTICRGRSLFVALFYCPGAYSDYSSALSFTCVWYCAIVTAGMGYILLIQLLNISYNVTEREARLALRDNTGRRLLGGLVIDTGQYNRGLLCNWGHFLSLGASPPQRSAEDIV, encoded by the exons ATGGAggagcccctctgctgctgcGAGTACGTGGACCGGCGCGGCCGGCGCAACCACCTGGCGGCGTGCTGCTGCGACTGCGAGGAGCTGGACGACGGCTGCGACAG GTGGCTGACGTGCAAATCCCTGCCCCCGGGAACGCTGGAGAGGATCGCCGACACCATCGCGGACCGGCTGCGGGTCCCCTGGTTCTCGGGGGCCGTGAAGATCAATGTCAGCCTCGTGCCGCCGCTCGTCCTGCTGCCTGTCTTCCTCCACGTTGCCGCCCTGCACTTCCTGCTGGGGCTCATCATCCTGACGTCCCTGCCCGTTGTGGTACTGTGGTATTACTACCTCACCCACCGGAGGAAGGAACGGACTCTGTTCTTCTTGAGCCTGGGGCTCTTCTCCTTGGGATATATGTACTATGTGTTTCTCCGGGAGGTGGTTCCCCGGGGCCACGTGGAGCATTCCCAAGTGGTCACTCTCACGTGCGGGTTAATTCTTATGCTTGCAGCCCTGTCTCGAGCCAAGAAGGACCCTGGCTAccttcccatcccagcaggcaACGAGAAGCCATCGCACCAGGGTTTGCACAACAAGAGTATTAGAGGGAGCTCCAGCGGGCTCCATGGCATCTCAGGTGCTGCCAGCAGTCGTGCTGTGAATGGGGAGGCTAAAGGTTATTGCAGGATGTCAGCTGAGCAGCCAGCAGGTGTGAAAAAGGACTGGTGCACTAAATGCCAGCTGGTCAGGCCAGCCCGAGCAGGGCACTGCCGGCTTTGTGGCAGGTGTGTGAGGAGGCTGGACCATCACTGTGTCTG GATTAACAGCTGCGTAGGGGAGCAGAACCATCAAGCTTTCATCCTTGCACTCTCCTTCTTCATGCTCACCTCTGTGTATGGGATTACCTTGACCCTGCACACCATCTGTAGGGGCCGAAGTCTGTTTGTGGCATTGTTCTACTGCCCTGGGGCCTATTCTGACTACAG ctctgctctgtcgTTCACCTGTGTGTGGTACTGTGCCATTGTAACAGCTGGCATGGGATACATCCTCCTTATCCAGCTGTTGAACATCAGCTACAACGTGACTGAGAGGGAAGCTCGGCTGGCTCTGCGGGACAACACCGGGCGCAGGCTGCTGGGTGGGTTAGTGATAGACACTGGCCAGTATAACAGGGGACTCCTGTGCAACTGGGGCCACTTCCTGAGCCTGGGGGCTTCTCCTCCACAGCGCTCTGCCGAGGACATCGTGTGA